A genomic region of Pelodiscus sinensis isolate JC-2024 chromosome 1, ASM4963464v1, whole genome shotgun sequence contains the following coding sequences:
- the LOC102462988 gene encoding olfactory receptor 52R1-like, whose translation MTDTNTTAFSNPSTFILLGIPGLEAAHVWISIPFCTMYVIVILGNFAILFIVKKESSLHEPMYYFLCMLAVTDLVLSTSTLPKILAIFWFKYREIDFSSCLAQMYIVHCFSAIESGIFVAMALDRYVAICHPLRHSTILTNSLVMKIGLVIVLRGSILALPYPILAKQWPYCRTNIVLHTHCENMYVVKLACGDTRISSYYGLFVLSCRIGLDVFFITLSYIQILRAIFSLPTKDARIKTFGTCGSHICVILAFYIPTLFASLTSRFGHNLPLYFQVFIANVYLLVPPMLNPIIYGVRTKQIRDRLLQFFAHKGSKVFSSSVGSQALHRGVLPGDMVLFPESLTDQSKKG comes from the coding sequence ATGACGGATACCAACACAACTGCCTtctccaacccctccaccttcatcctgctgggcattcctggcctggaggcggcccatgtctggatctccatccccttctgcaccatgtatgTAATAGTGATCTTGGGAAACTTtgccatcctgttcattgtgaagaagGAATCGAGCCTCCATgaacccatgtactatttcctctgcatgctggctgtcaccgACCTGGTGCTGTCCACGTCCACCCTGCCCAAAATTCTAGCAATCTTCTGGTTCAAATACAGGGAGATTGATTTCAGTTCCTGCCTGGCCCAGATGTACATTGTTCACTGCTTCTCTGCGATTGAGTCTGgaatcttcgtggccatggcgttggatcgctacgtggccatctgccaccccctgagacattccaccatcctgacaaattctctggtgaTGAAGATTGGCCTGGTCATTGTGTTGCGTGGCAGCATTCTCGCACTGCCCTATCCCATCCTGGCGAAGCAATGGccgtattgcagaaccaacattgTCCTCCACACCCACTGTGAGAACATGTatgtggtgaagctggcctgtggTGACACCCGCAtcagtagttactacggcctctttgtgctATCCTGTAGGATtggtctggatgtgttttttatcACCCTGTCCTAtatccagatcctcagggccatcttcagccttcccacaaaggacgcccggatcaagacttttgggacttgTGGCTCCCACATCTGTGTCATCTTAGCCTTTTATATCCCGACTCTGTTTGCCTCACTGACATCCCGTTTTGGCCACAATTTGCCTCTTTATTTCCAAGTGTTCATTGCCAACGTgtacctcctggtgccccccatgctgaatcccatcatctatggggtgaggaccaaacagatccgggacaggctgcttCAGTTCTTTGCTCATAAAGGGTCTAAAGTTTTCTCCTCAAGTGTTGGCTCTCAGGCACTGCAccgtggggtgctgcctggtgACATGGTGCTCTTCCCTGAATCT
- the LOC102463467 gene encoding olfactory receptor 52R1-like, whose protein sequence is MYVIALLGNFAILFIVKKEPKLHEPMYYFLCMLAITDLVLSTTTLPKILANFWFNSREIDFSACLTQMYFVHCFADIESGIFAAMALDRYVAICHPLRHSTILTNSLVMKIGLVIVLRSSILILPHPILASQWPYCRSNIIPNTQCENMYVVKLACGDTRISSYYALFVLSCRLGLDVFFIILSYIQILRAIFSLPTKEARVKTFGTCSSHLCVILAFYIPILFASLSSRLGNNLPRYFNIFIADMYLLVPPTLNPVIYGVRTKQIREKLLQFFLLKELKFSPQVVALRPRSVGVLAGDIELLTGQSKII, encoded by the coding sequence atgtatgtcatagccctcttggggaactttgccatcctgttcattgtgaagaagGAACCGAagctccatgagcccatgtactatttcctctgcatgctggccatcacaGACCTGGTGCTCTCCACAACCACCCTGCCCAAAATTCTGGCAAACTtttggttcaattccagggagatcgatttcagtgcctgcctcacccagatgtattTTGTTCATTGCTTCGCAGACATAGAGTCTGGGATCTTTGCGGCtatggcgttggatcgctacgtggccatctgccatcccctgagacattccaccatcctgacaaactccCTGGTGATGAAGATCGGCCTGGTCATTGTGTTGCGCAGCAGCATTCTTATCCTGCCCCATCCAATCCTGGCAAgccagtggccatattgcagaagcAACATCATCCCCAACACTCAGTGTGAGAACATGTATGTGGTGAAGCTGGCATGTGGCGACACCCGCATCAGTAGTTACTATGCCCTCTTTGTGTTATCCTGTAGGCTTGGACTGGATGTGTTTTTTATCATTCTTTCTTAtatccagatcctcagggccatcttcagccttcccacAAAGGAGGCCCGggtcaagacttttgggacctgcagctcGCACCTCTGTGTCATattagccttttacatcccaaTTCTATTTGCCTCACTCTCCAGTCGTTTGGGCAACAATTTGCCCCGttatttcaacattttcattGCTGACATGTACCTCCTAGTTCCACCCACGCTGAACCCCgtcatctacggggtgaggacAAAACAGATCCGGGAAAAGCTGCTCCAATTTTTTCTCCTAAAGGAACTAAAGTTTTCTCCTCAGGTTGTGGCTCTCAGGCCGAGATCTGTTGGAGTGCtggctggtgacatagaactaCTGACTGGCCAATCAAAGATAATTTAA
- the LOC102463232 gene encoding olfactory receptor 52K2-like, which yields MSDSNTTAFTNPSTFILLGIPGLEAAHVWISIPFCIMYAMSILGNFTILFIVKKEPSLHEPMYYFLCMLAVTDLVLSTSALPKMLSIFWFNSREIDFSACLTQMFFIHCFTEIASGIFSAMAFDRYVAICHPLRHSTILTNSLVMKIGLVIVLRGSILILPCPILARQWQYCRTNIIPYTQCENFDVVRLACGDTRISSYYGLFVLSCRIGLDVSFIILSYIQILRAIFSLPTKDARLKTFGTCGSHIGVILAFYIPTVFDSLVSRFGQNLPRYFHVFIADIYVLVPPMLNPIIYGVRTKQIQDRLLWLFTHKRT from the coding sequence ATGTCAGACTCCAACACAACTgccttcaccaacccctccaccttcatcctgctgggcattcctggcctggaggccGCCCATGTATGGATCTCCATCCCATTCTGCATCATGTATGCCATGTccatcttggggaacttcaccatcttATTTATTGTGAAGAAGGAGCCCagtctccatgagcccatgtactatttcctctgcatgctggccgtcaccgACCTGGTGCTGTCCACATCTGCCCTCCCCAAAATgttgagcatcttctggttcaattccagggagatcgatttcagtgcctgcctcactcagatgttcttcattcactgcttcaCTGAGATCGCATCGGGGATCTTTTCGGCTATGGcgtttgatcgctacgtggccatctgccaccccctgagacattccaccatcctgacaaactccCTGGTGATGAAGATTGGGCTGGTCATCGTGTTGCGTGGCAGCATTCTCATCCTCCCCTGTCCCATCCTGGCGAGGCAGTGGCAATATTGCAGAACAAACATCATCCCCTACACTCAGTGTGAGAACTTTGATGTGGTCAGGTTGGCCTGTGGCGATACCCGCAtcagtagttactacggcctctttgtgctGTCCTGTAGGATTGGTCTGGATGTGTCTTTTATCATCCTGTCCTATATCCAGATACTTagggccatcttcagccttcccacaaaggatgcccggctcaagacttttgggacttgTGGCTCCCACATCGGTGTCATattagccttttacatcccaacTGTATTTGACTCCCTAGTATCCCGTTTTGGCCAAAATTTGCCCCGTTATTTCCATGTTTTCATTGCTGATATATACGTCCTGGTTCCtcccatgctgaaccccatcatctacggggtgaggaccaaacagatccagGACAGGCTTCTCTGGCTCTTTACTCATAAAAGGACTTAA